The Lutzomyia longipalpis isolate SR_M1_2022 chromosome 2, ASM2433408v1 DNA window cCTCGGTGTGAAGTGCTTGAATGAGAAAAAGCACcataagaaagattttttttcatcccacACAGAGTTgagtgaattaaaaattggagaagagaattttctgcTTTGCTTCTCCCCAAAGCTTGTTCGCAGAAGGATTAAAGCACTGTGAGGtgctaaaaaatattgttgctAATAGTTCTTTGCCATTTGGTTTTTTGGATGTTTGCCAAGGTTGCACTGCAGAGCACCATATATAGCAAATAAAGATGACTGGATAGACTTATTTGGAAATTTATGTACTTAAATCCCAACCATGTGTCTGGGGgcaaggaaaatgaaaaaaaaactttagcgaTTTAGGTCTCTTTCAGcgagcttttcttttgaattaaattaagtgTTGTTAAGTctgattatttaatttacattgaataaattaaatcatttaaaaatgtctctaattaaaaattaattcatttgaaagtaaaaaaaagaaaagtttgcgaattttcaagaaaatttcatcgAAATGCTTGAAAATATTCGATTTTCCTAGAAaatggaattcactactcagtcgggctttaaattttaagtcgtattttaagtcggtcttatgGTTTTATGACcgtttttttgttaaagtcggtcttaaaatttttaagctggGCTAACacattgcatatttttcaataaattttacaaattatgtTTGGATATTGCCAAATGCCCTttttgaaacttaaaaaattgaaaagtgttTATTTTGGCCAAAATAACATGGACCTCTTTAATAGGCTTAGCCCATAATAATGCTCCATCTTATCTTGACCACCCTATACTTTGCTGATTTTAAAGTAAAGgaacaatgaaattttagaaaaaatgtcgTACATTTAacgttttgtttttcattttcatcacttttcaataaaaaaataaaataaaataaaataaaaatattacaatgAAGTTCAAGACAAATTTCTTGCAATTCAATacaatttaagatttatttttaatcaaattcaagttctttaatcagaaaatcttacatattttccaggacaactcaggaaaatccaagctcgacttaaaaattttaagaccgacttcaaattttaagtcagacttaaaaaaaactgacttaaaaccttaagaccgacttaaaattgTCAACTCGACTGAGTAATGAATTCCGCCCtaaatctgataaattttacctattaaaaagaaaaaaaaaataacagattTCTCAGAAAAACAATgttgattagaatttttttaagtattccagcgacgttttgattttttcggaatttacttttttgtttatttatttctaatcTTTCTAATTGATCCTCccacaaattttaatttactcaaTTCACTCCTATATGGGATCTATTACATATtacattttctcatatttcttTGCAacagttttaataaaattgtaaattaacttaatttcACGGCAGcgcttttggaaaattaaaaaaataaaaattaaggataTCCTTTTAGCAGGATACGTGGGGGAGGAGGTAAAATGTTGTTGTAGAACTAAAAGAGGGTTTCTTTGGACCACTTCCTCGAGGGACCAGGAACACTTGGATCAAGTGGCTGTTCGGCGTCTTGCTGCTGTGTGGCTATCACAGGCAACTCAAGAATCACAGCTGGACCAGAACTCGTGGATCTTCTATCGGGATCCGTTGCAACTACACTCACCACAATGCACTCCTCAGCACTTTTACTCTTCACCATTGTCTTCCCACCACCCATTCCATTGCCCATACCAACCTCCACATCGGGATCTTCGAGGCGACTCTCAATCACCGCTTGCGTCTGAAATGTCTTGGAGAGGTGAACTGAGCTATTGGATTTTTGCACGTCGCAACTATCGCGTCCCGATAGTGAAGCTGATGGACGCAAGAGGAGCCCCTCGCCAATTGTTGGGCGTTTCTTGTGGTGCGAGAGTGTTGGGCCATCGCTGACTTCATCGCTATCCGTGCTGAATTGCTCCATATCCTCATCCGTGTCAGCGTAGCTTTCCACAAAGACCGAATCTGACCCCAGACTCCGCAAGTCGGAATCTTGGTAGTCCAGGGAGGAGATCTTGAAGGAGCTCAGGGATGCCAGTGGTGCTCTCCGGGAGCTCCCTGATGCGGATTCCTCAACCGATCGCTCCCTGCGCCCCTCCGCACCATTCACATCCGGATACTCAGCAATGTAGTCAAATGACTCCGTGGGTTCGTGACTACGTCTCAGGCGTACCGTGGATACCGTTGTGCGTTCATTGATGTTCCCTTCGCTGGGACATGGTGAAGTCTTGGGTGTGGGCTGTATAATGTTAATATCGGGAAAATTGGTAACGTCCCATGCATCGCGACTGGAACGTCGGGAATGATTGTGTGACGAAATTGGCGCCAATGAGTGAATACCTAATGTTATAGCCGAACACCGACGTTCCAGGTATGAGCTCTCTGTGCTGCAGCAAGTGATCCCACTGCTTCGTCTGGAATCATATTGCTGAAATGACATCAACAATACAAATAATCACACTATGTGGTCCACGTGCCATCAGAATTGGGTGAAGGGGGAGCTTAAACACAACATCAAAAGGACCACAGGGTTGTCTCTTAAGTTCTTgcagatttattatttatgcgACTTTACAGAAAGATTCGTTTtatatttacaataaaatttgttattaGAAAAAGCCATTCAaacattatttctttttcatttaatatttaagatatgagagttttaattaattattctttttttttacatttatttactacacacaacatttaggaaaatatatttggttgaattttaaaaaggatAGGGAGATGTTATGCTACTTTATGTTATAATAAACTTGGATAAATTTAGTGGTccttatatattttctataagctacttttattttattagttggtgttccacttcgtggccaacaccaagtattgtaatcgtcggaaaaaccgaccacctcagatcgggctcaaacttagtatgagcacgttttagacaacccacattctgaaaatggtggtggaaaaattttgatccggccggcctgccggccggcctgccggcccggactccacattttgccttatagctcaagaacggtaacagatagagacttccggtttgaagttttctatagaaatgtgggtgtaaaatttcattttttcgcatttttaaaatccaagatggccgccgtccgccattttgaaacaccgtcaatcagttcccttatagctagaggtctgaaattttagtatgttatagggctcagtgagacgttttcatcaacaattcatacttgacaatcggtcaagccgtttagcaaatatggcggtctaaagcaaaaagtgttttttcgatataacttgagaacggcttgatcgattttaACCATCttggtgtcaaatgaaaggtattgggaagccctacaactgtctagaacattccaagttccaaaaacatccgcaagaggcgctaaaatcaaaaacaaaaattgcctaattttaaggggcaatatctccgaatccccatcatcgattttctttaaattttgatatgttgtggcctgactcaatatctttcaccagtccgaaaatgaagaaaatctatgtcgccgtttagaagatatggatatttgaaaaattcttgcatttgaaaagttctaagcaCCATATCTTTTGAACCGCTTGcccgatttgactcaacttggtatcaaattaaaggtttcgcaattatctacaagtttctaaaacatcagaaacctctagaaccatttcttcaggacgaaaagtgcgaaaaactctttttgtgaaacaaaaatccgccattttgtgttctacgggtgaccttgaaaatcactGAGATATATATcatattatagcttatttcaggacctttccaaaactagtcacgaaatttctgtaggtgttatagaactagagatatgaccatttttatgcatcaaattgctgaatttcacaaaaaaatcaactttgcctactaattctgctcacaaatagtattacatcgcataaacaaacttctatacgttgtgggacaccaactcttataactggacgcgttatgattgactttcttgtGCAACTACACACCTACATTACCTACAATATAAaatggaaaggaaaaaaaggatttttttaaaggaaggGGATATGATGTGCATTCATGTTTTTATAAGGAATTAATTatgttaaagatttatttatttatttatttgtgaatGTGATATTTATAGATTCTAAGGATTTTTAGAATAtgccaaaatatttaaaaggcGAC harbors:
- the LOC129791326 gene encoding uncharacterized protein LOC129791326, which translates into the protein MAKAARRSVASDPSSPTSYTRYYPPRYTTEPLDRRRHTNGPLRYHPPQAVVSRIDRTTPPPHSLSSKRFENASTSTIQPPANGTLSPQSLAAERERIRMEFYATYDVMTGVRIAATLGGFFGLMVILVMYKSRSHSNSALKDPNIAAVAAAVVQEEEERELQEVLEASGLTLYSDDFRYDFQRRRLLSLGNVSAPPALHRGARFSSFGGYSSLVDPPRRYSYGGTKPKCSSESSRILSAYQMGDSFGTDDFIESDDEQEVDDFDQTTITAESGYPSHLSVPQKQYDSRRSSGITCCSTESSYLERRCSAITLGIHSLAPISSHNHSRRSSRDAWDVTNFPDINIIQPTPKTSPCPSEGNINERTTVSTVRLRRSHEPTESFDYIAEYPDVNGAEGRRERSVEESASGSSRRAPLASLSSFKISSLDYQDSDLRSLGSDSVFVESYADTDEDMEQFSTDSDEVSDGPTLSHHKKRPTIGEGLLLRPSASLSGRDSCDVQKSNSSVHLSKTFQTQAVIESRLEDPDVEVGMGNGMGGGKTMVKSKSAEECIVVSVVATDPDRRSTSSGPAVILELPVIATQQQDAEQPLDPSVPGPSRKWSKETLF